The following are encoded together in the Oreochromis niloticus isolate F11D_XX linkage group LG12, O_niloticus_UMD_NMBU, whole genome shotgun sequence genome:
- the LOC102081074 gene encoding glutathione hydrolase 5 proenzyme-like: MAPVLLKSQSKTLVIGSTGGNMITTGMASALMNHLWFGKSLKDAINTPVVYVDSENAVKFEPNFEKDVIEALKKKGHNHQPATRFYNVVNAVEKEDSCISAWSDERKKGKAAGYRGQKPGMLV; encoded by the exons ATGGCTCCAGTTCTGCTGAAGTCTCAGTCGAAGACACTGGTGATTGGATCGACTGGTGGGAATATGATCACTACTGGAATGGCCTCG GCGCTCATGAACCACCTTTGGTTTGGAAAGAGCCTTAAGGACGCAATTAATACTCCAGTTGTTTATGTCGACTCTGAAAATGCAGTAAAGTTTGAACCCAACTTTGAAAAG GATGTAATTGAGGCTCTTAAGAAAAAGGGACACAATCATCAACCAGCAACACGATTCTACAATGTAGTTAACGCTGTGGAAAAGGAGGACAGCTGCATCTCTGCATGGTctgatgaaaggaaaaaaggcaAAGCAGCTGGTTACCGAGGCCAAAAGCCAGGGATGTTAGTTTGA